The region GGTATACGCGTAGCATCCCCATTTGTTTTTGGGTTCTTATCATAAAGCCCATCTGTATCTGTTAGAATTACCAACAAATCAGCAGATATTAACTCGGCTACAACCGCAGAAAGATAATCATTATCAGAAAATTCTATTTCATCTGTGGCAACCGCATCGTTATTATTTACTATAGGTATAATTCCGAGAGCGAATAGTCTGTTAAACAAACCTGTAATAATTTCTCCTCGTGCTTCCACATCTTCTTTAGTTATAAGTATTTGCGAAACGGTTTGATTATATTCATTAAAAAAACTTCTATACATCTGCATAAGAGAGGCCTGCCCCACAGACGCTGCAGCTAACTTCAAAAGAATTTCTTCCGGTCTTTTTTTAAGCCCCAAAATGCTTAAGCCGGCACCAACAGCTCCCGATGAAACTAAAATCACTTCTTTCCCACTGTTTTTAATATCAGTAAGGACTGAAGCTAGTTTTTTCATTCTTTGCAAATTTATACTGCCATTAGGATGAGTAATGGAAGATGTGCCTATTTTAACCACTATTCTGTGCGCTGTTTTAAGGTTCTCTCTACGTTCCACTTAATTACCACCTATTTCACAGTCACGTTGCATAACTTTTTTTACTGCGTTATGTATACTTGCCTCAAATCCATCTTTTTGAAGGGAACAAACACCCTGTATCGTTGTTCCGGCAGGCGAACAAACCATATCACACAACTCCAAAGGATGTTTTTCTGAACCAAGAACCATTTTTGCACTTCCGTAGACAGTGTGAGCTGCAATTTTAGTAGCAAGCGGTTTCGGTATGCCTCCTCGTACCGCAGCACGCGCCAACGCCTCTATAAACATATAGCAAAATGCCGGTGATGAACCCGCTATTGCGGAAAAAGCAGCAAAACTGGTTTCCTCTATTGGTGTAATTATTCCTAAGTTCGAAAAGATATCAGTAACTATTTTATCTTGTTCTTTTGTTGCATACTCATTCATACAGTATCCAGTTGTCGCCGAACCTGTCATTGCATTTACATTTGTCATTACTCTTGCAATCGGTGACTTTTCAAAAATTCCGGATAGATAATCAAGGGATTTCCCCACAACTATTGATATGAAAAACTTGGGTTTTT is a window of Synergistaceae bacterium DNA encoding:
- the proB gene encoding glutamate 5-kinase, whose product is MERRENLKTAHRIVVKIGTSSITHPNGSINLQRMKKLASVLTDIKNSGKEVILVSSGAVGAGLSILGLKKRPEEILLKLAAASVGQASLMQMYRSFFNEYNQTVSQILITKEDVEARGEIITGLFNRLFALGIIPIVNNNDAVATDEIEFSDNDYLSAVVAELISADLLVILTDTDGLYDKNPKTNGDATRIPICDKITPKIESMAEGKGSAFAMGGMTTKIIAAKKCVKSGCNAVIAKAEDPRTLYDVLDGKDVGTLFPAKRGAVG
- the proC gene encoding pyrroline-5-carboxylate reductase, with the protein product MKYGFLGAGNMGSAIIRGMIKGGFDPKEIFVYDLLQDKLDLLAEECNIKKIKTEEEVFECDVVIIAIKPIILDENKVRIKEIVTKASKKPKFFISIVVGKSLDYLSGIFEKSPIARVMTNVNAMTGSATTGYCMNEYATKEQDKIVTDIFSNLGIITPIEETSFAAFSAIAGSSPAFCYMFIEALARAAVRGGIPKPLATKIAAHTVYGSAKMVLGSEKHPLELCDMVCSPAGTTIQGVCSLQKDGFEASIHNAVKKVMQRDCEIGGN